The nucleotide sequence GACTTTGGCCCCTTTCGCCCTGGCCGCCTGGAGCTTCATCCTCACTGGAAGCCTTGGGTTGGGGGCCAGGCTTCGAGGAGTCGTCCTCAAACATTTCAGGGTTCTCCAGCATCTCTCGGATCAGGGGGGGCATCGGGCCTGGAATCTCCATCTTCAGAGTAATGGCCCTTTCTGCTCCTACAAAGAGAAGTGAAGAAGCTTGGAAGAGCAGAAGCACATGGGCAGAGCCCTGCCCCAACCTTCCTTGAATTGACTCACAAGTGTTCCCGGCTCAGGCGTTATCACTTCTCGGTACCTAGTTCTCCCTCTCCTTCCGTGTGGTTCCTAGGTGCCATTACCCTCGGTacctagttctctctctctttccgtGTGGTTCCTAGGTGCCCTTACCCTGCCCAGAGCTTCTACCTGAACATTACCCAGCCTGCTGCCTATCTGCCTCATTATTTCaggctttctcttcttctttgctctttttttagagacaggatcttactatgtagccctagctctCTTGGAATTCTGTCAGCTAACCTCAAACCTACAGCTGTCCTTGGGGTTAGAGGTCAATGCCAAAGCAAGCAGCTTCAGCTTGCTATattgctctggctggccttgaacttgaagcaatcctcctgcctctgcgtgttggaattacaggcatgtaccaccagttTTCGGggtgtcttcttttttctttctttctttctttttgatttcctgagacacggtttctctgtgtagccctagctgtcctggaactcgctctgtagaccaggctggcctcgaactcacagagatccacctgcctctgcctcccgagtgctggggttaaaggcgtgcaccaccccaccacccggcttcttttCAAAACTGCACTGTGGGTTTGTGCGATTGGCAGACGGCTCGGGGATAATATGCTCACACAAGCCCAAGCCCAACAACCTAAGTTTGTTCCAAGAACCTACAgagaggtgagaggagagaaccaactctacagagctgtcttctgacctccacacacgtacTGTGGCACACACGTCTGCACACACAATGAGTAACACGTTTTTAGGGCCAGTTTaatagctcagtgagtaaaagcattTGTAACTGAGCCTGGCAACCCAAGGACCTACTGTGTGAAGGGAGAGCTGACTCCTGtgagttaccctctgacctctacatcatACAATGACAAGAACGCCCCAccataaacaataaacaaataaacttttTGAAGACCACACTGCATGCTACTTCGAGCCCCATGACAGAGCACAGCAGTCAGGTTCTAATATCCAGAGCTTTCCGGCCGTTCCAAGGCTGGCTCTTAATAACTTTTATAACCAGTAATGTTTATCAAGCACTCGTGATGTTACAGGCACCCTTCTGAGCCAGCACTGCCCGAGGGAACTCCCTGTGATGATGGAaatgtccaggctagccttgaactcatcagctcaaagtaatcctcctgcctcagcctctctaatGCTGAAATGACATGCATGAACTACCACCCATCAGGTTCTTAATTCCAGTCTCTAAGTATATCATGTAGTGAGTTAATTTAGTTTTTATGATAAGCTTTTGAGGTAGGATTAAGTTTAGCCCACCCAGTttccaaacagaaaaataaggaggGCTGACTGGGGTGTCACTATGCATAGAGTGATCGCCTAGGGTTCTACCCCTGGcaatatacacagagacacacacagacacacacagagacacatacacatagacacacacacacacacacacacacacacacacacacaccagtaaccaaaccaaaacagaaaagaatttgTCTCAAATCTCCCCGGAAGGATACAGTCGAGCTAGGAGTTCACTGGGTTCTCAgtccctgcctcttcctgcctgtgcctgccCACCTGTGTGACTCAGGAGACCTGCAGATCTGGGAAGGGGGCTGACTCATAACTAACCCTTGGTGCTGATGCCCCGGAGGTCGGTGATTTTCATAAGCATCCTTGGAAACATGTAGGGTTGGCTGGGTCTCCGTCGCCGGGCATAAAGCCTCAGGGCTTCCAGCAAAGGCTCCTGCAGCTTATCCACCTTCTCAGGTTCCTCCAAGTCCATGCGGTCTATACAAGGACAATAGAATGAGACAGGGAAGGACACGGCCTCAGAGTCAGACTGTCTCATCAGCCCCTTCACTGTGGTCCCCAAGCCCTCCAGGTTATCTCCCCTGACGTAAGGCCTGCCTGTACCTTTAACCACTCAGCAAGGACCTTGCTCTGGGTTAGATTCTTCTATTAGATTCCCCTCTCGGCACTGTGGCCAGGGTTCCTGAGTCCCCTGAACTCTGCCTCCTTTTGTCCTTAGCTTGGTTAGCCAGCAAAGATATACACGATCTGAGGAAGTCTGTGGGATGGGGTCACTGGTGACAATCCCACAGGAAGAGACCCTCATGTGGATGGAGTGTGGTGAGAAAGGGAGCCCATACAGACACCAGGGGGCGCCCCCGCACCTCCACAGATCAGGCAGATGGCACTGAGCAGCCCCGTCTCCGTGTCATCCATCTCCAGGGGCAGGAGCTGCCCAGCAAAGGCAAAGACGAGGTCTGTGAGGGGCCCAAAGCCAGCATTGTGCATCTGGGTGCGGTTCAGGGTCAGCCCGTCCGAGAACGTCATGGTGTCTTGCTCTGGGGTATACCTTGTACAGATTCGCAGCATCTGGAGGTTGCGGGGGAGGTAAGGACAACGGTTAGTGCTGCCCCTGAGGACGAGTTCCTGagtgagtttggttcccagtaagGAAAGCCTGAACCCAAGGAGTAAGACAGGAGATTGGGAAGGGGAGGTTAGATGAGCCAGGAGGCAAAGACCAAGACAAAAGGATCTTAGGTAGAGGAGAAGCGCGGTGGTGGCAGAAAATGGCCCAGAACCCGTGGGCCTCACTCACTAGGATGTCCAGGCAGGCGGCCTTGAGCAGGGTGATCTGGTCAGCAATGCTGAGCCCCGTAAAGCCCGGCAACCGCTTAGCAAACTCCACGATCTTGATGATGCACTTGGTGGCCAGCTCGCTGAACTTGTCCCACAGCCCCAGGTCCAGCTGGACCCGGTGATCCGCACTGGAGTtctgcggggagggggggggggagatgagtTCCTACGGGAAGGCTCCCCCTGCCTGCCCCGCCCAATCTCACCCAGGCTCTGTCCACTCCTCACCGTGGTGTACTTGCCCAGCTGGCAGAGCGAGGGGAAAGTCTCCTGGTGGGCTTTGCTGACCTTGGTGATGAGTTCTTCTAACTGTGGACTCAGTTCATAGCTGTCGGGTGAGCCCTCCTCCTtcacctctttcttcttcttgtttcgGTCATTCCTTACAGCTTGGAGTTGGAGGTAAAGGGAGGGGAGGGTCAGGACCCTCAGTCGCCTTTTGGATGTCCTCTCTCGCCCTAGCTTAATGTGCTCAGTTCTCAGTAGGAATATATATTTCTTCCCTGGAACCCTAATTAGTGCCTTAATTTCCCTATCTCCGACATAAACTCCCATTTCCAGGCTGCTTtgccccagccccacccagggCCTGCAGTCATGCTCCCTCCCCAGGCCAATTcggctccatcctgcccttccGGTTGCCCTGCAGGAGCTGGGGGTTGTGGGGGGGCAGGATATGCAGGCAGGATATCCACTTATAGCCTTGGCAGcacaatggtggtggtgggggatggAAAGGAGGGGCCAGCCGGGAGCCATCTCAGGATCTGTCCTGTGAAAGaaccgaggaggaggaggggaggggccagACCAACCCTCCTGCCCCaccagacagaaggaagagaaacccTCGTGTCCAGGTTTCAGAAGAATGGCCGAGAGAGGGGAGGATGGCCAAGGGCTGTGGCCTAAGGATGAATCTAACAGGACTGGTCTTGTAGAAGGAGGCGGCTACGGGGCAGGCCAGGTCTCAGAGTCAGGGAGCCTGGGCAGCAACGGGGAGGCCACCGGAAGGGACGGGATGCGACAGAGCCTACCTTCCTTGGACATGCCCACTTCGAAACACTTCTGTAGCCGGCAGTACTGGCAGCGATTCCTGGTGACCTTGTTGATGATACAGTTTTTGTCGCGGTGACATGTATACACCATGTTTTTCTGGATACTGCGTCTGAAGAAGCCCTACATTTGGGAGCAGGAGGAATGTCACTGAGCCGGGATGCTGGGAATACCAGAGTTCCTCAAACAGTACAGGTGGCCCTAGGCCTGACCCagtccattttgtttgtttgtttatggcgAGAGGAGTGCCGGCCGGAGAGTGACTGAAGCCTGGGCCTTCTGCATGccggcaagcattctaccaccgaGCTACCACCTCAGCACATCACCCAATCTGTCAATcatccatgcacaaaactcaagtgaaCACAGCACGTGCCCCCGCCCccgtctttaaaatatttttgcattatatttatttattttgcatgtgttaGGGGGTGCGGGGTGCATGTGTAACCCCAGGGTGCCAGTAGAAGTCAGAATAGCTACTTTTCCCTTCCGCTACACGTGGGCCcctggggataaaactcaggtgTCAGCCTTGGCACCAAACACCTTTCCTACTAACCCAGCTAAAGGTGGGGGTGCCCCCTGCATAATACTGTTTTTGATAAGAGGTTCTCTTTTACGTGCTGCTGAGGTTCCGCGTGTGCTAAGCAAGCATCTGCCTCCGGGGCTGTATTCCTCGCCTGTGTACCCACCCACCTCTGACCTTACCCCTTGCGGGTGACTCTGAGTCCTCCGCCCGTCctccccaccacatacacaccttgCAGCCTTCACAGGAGCTGACCCCATAGTGGTAGCCGGAGGACTTGTCGTTGCATACGAAGCATGGCTTATAGACCcgaggtggtgggggtggtgagggAGAGCTGGGCACCATCTCCTCTGAGCTGGTGCTCTGTGTCTCCACCGCTGGGGGAAAACCAGTAGGAGAAGGTCAGCAGAAGCACCTCACCGAATGACCTCTCTTCCTTTGAACCTGCTGGTGACGGCTGCAGTCACCACTGTGCCAAAGCCCTTAGCAggtaccctccccccccccaccagaaaGGCCAGGCGGCCACTGTCATTGCAGCTCGTCAGGATTTCAGGCCCccaccctcagcccacccccaccccctcaaccCCCACCTGGCCAATTCTTCTACGTTAAATGCTCATTTCTCCAAATTCCAGACCAAGGCCAACCTAGAAGTTAacttctctgcttctgtttccccagtcataaagctggagagatgactcagtggttaagagcactggcagctcttctggagaccgggtgttcaattcccagcatctacacagtggtgtacaaccatctgtaactccagttccaggggatccaactccctcttctggtctgtaggcaccaggcacacacacactacatgaaatacacacaggcaaacacccacacacatttaaaaaggcAGAGAGTGGAAGGGGTTAGGGCTCACTCCCTGTCACTCTGGTAACGTTGAGATCCACCATCCTCAGCCTTTGGgaacaatggggggggggcagcagatGTGGAGGCCACCTACAGCTGGCACCTGGCTGAGTGacttcattcatttcattcactCCTGAAAGACTCCTCAGGGTCAGAGGGGAAGCATTACCAG is from Peromyscus maniculatus bairdii isolate BWxNUB_F1_BW_parent chromosome 20, HU_Pman_BW_mat_3.1, whole genome shotgun sequence and encodes:
- the Rarg gene encoding retinoic acid receptor gamma isoform X1, giving the protein MATNKERLFATGALGPGSGYPGAGFPFAFPGALRGSPPFEMLSPSFRGLGQPDLPKEMASLSVETQSTSSEEMVPSSPSPPPPPRVYKPCFVCNDKSSGYHYGVSSCEGCKGFFRRSIQKNMVYTCHRDKNCIINKVTRNRCQYCRLQKCFEVGMSKEAVRNDRNKKKKEVKEEGSPDSYELSPQLEELITKVSKAHQETFPSLCQLGKYTTNSSADHRVQLDLGLWDKFSELATKCIIKIVEFAKRLPGFTGLSIADQITLLKAACLDILMLRICTRYTPEQDTMTFSDGLTLNRTQMHNAGFGPLTDLVFAFAGQLLPLEMDDTETGLLSAICLICGDRMDLEEPEKVDKLQEPLLEALRLYARRRRPSQPYMFPRMLMKITDLRGISTKGAERAITLKMEIPGPMPPLIREMLENPEMFEDDSSKPGPQPKASSEDEAPGGQGERGQSPPPDQGP
- the Rarg gene encoding retinoic acid receptor gamma isoform X2, with protein sequence MLALPLPPPGAGRCGGRRGNGLRVLGILAPSFSPSRVAMYDCMESFAPGPRRLYGAAGPGAGLLRRATGSSCFAGLESFAWAQPASLQSVETQSTSSEEMVPSSPSPPPPPRVYKPCFVCNDKSSGYHYGVSSCEGCKGFFRRSIQKNMVYTCHRDKNCIINKVTRNRCQYCRLQKCFEVGMSKEAVRNDRNKKKKEVKEEGSPDSYELSPQLEELITKVSKAHQETFPSLCQLGKYTTNSSADHRVQLDLGLWDKFSELATKCIIKIVEFAKRLPGFTGLSIADQITLLKAACLDILMLRICTRYTPEQDTMTFSDGLTLNRTQMHNAGFGPLTDLVFAFAGQLLPLEMDDTETGLLSAICLICGDRMDLEEPEKVDKLQEPLLEALRLYARRRRPSQPYMFPRMLMKITDLRGISTKGAERAITLKMEIPGPMPPLIREMLENPEMFEDDSSKPGPQPKASSEDEAPGGQGERGQSPPPDQGP